The DNA region GAAATATTGAAATTTACTGGAATCTACAGCTATTAAATCAGACTGATCCGCTTGTCTAGAAAACCACAATCCATCCTCGTAAACTTCGAATACAGATGCTCTCAATCGAAGCGGCAATGACATTCGAATCGGTTGATCATGTTCATCACGAAGCTGCAAGCGAAACACACGAGATGCCGAAGGCGTCACACTCAGGTTTCCAAAGAGATCAATATTGTCATTAAACGACGTAACACGACGAGTCGAGGTCATGACACCACTGAGCATTCCGCTTTGAATAACCCTCGGATAAAAGAGGAACACAAAACAACTAATAATGAAGCCCAGCACCCCAAGCATGAGAGTCAAGACGAAGAATTGTCTTAGGAGACCGCGAGAATAGACTGGCCTCAGTGGCGGCATGATGACACCAGCAGGAACTGGGCGTTCCCGATCATGAGTCGCAATATCACGTGCATCAAAGAGCTGATAAAGCATTAACCCCAGAGTCGAAAGTACCGCATAACTGATTAAGAGAACTGCAAACAACGGCCCCGCCACTAACAAACAACCAACAATCATCAAGACAAAGCTCAAAAGAAGTATCAGGCCATAATTCTGGCTGGTCTTCTCTTCGTAGAGTTTGATGAGCAGCAGGAACAGAAGAAAACGTCCCAAAATGGGGCGTAAGTCAGCGCTGCCCTGCAGTGATTCTATTAATGCGTAGGCAACAACCGGTATCAGTAGTGCTCGAGCAACCCAAACTGGAAGTGTATGCCCCCCCTTCCACTCAGTGATATACCAGCTCACCACTGCGATGGTTCCGGCAATGATCAGGAGCAATGGGTTTTCCTGAGCGACACCCTGAGCCACGACACTGATCAGCGCCAGAACAAACACAATAAAAGGAAGTTGGCGGAGTAGCGTCATGCTGCCTCCTCGCTGCTATCTGACTGATTTGAGCCATGATCTATCAGCAAAGATAATTGCGATGCGGTGTAGTACCAAGCATCCTGACGACCAGACAAGGGACGAATAAGGTCGCATTGAACAACAATCAATGCGGCTCGCTCAAAATCTCCTGGTACTGCACTTACTTCTCGGCGAGGCTCATCCAGATCGAGCATCGCCAATGCAGCCGTAAGTCGAAGACGATGCCAGGCCCCATGCCCCAGACCAAAGTCGACACCTGGTAATCCCAAGATATGCAACCCTGTATCAATCTGATTTCTTTGAGCCATCTTCAACAAGGACGCGGCCAGCGTGATTGCCTCTTCCTCACGTTTTCTAGCCAACTTTAGGTCGTGCCCTTCAACTTCGAGTTCATTGGTTGGCGTTCGTAGATCGAGTACCACATTCAACCGAGGTCGAGTTTGCAATGACTTTTCAATCCCAACAAGATTTTCACGACGAGCAGAAACCTTCCATGCGATCATTCGCAGTGGTTGGAAGACACCGACCTCACGCAGCCCGTAGTAGTCATCTCCAGAACCTGACTGCTGACTGAAACCGGTCCCCAGTAGACCCATTGGAGCCAGCGACTTAAGAACACGATCTTGAAGAGGCTTGACCTCAGGATGAATGAGGCATTGCTGAGACTGCACGTGGCTGCGACGCATGCGAAAAATACCGAATGGAAAGCTCGTTGTAATCTCAATCTTTTCAAAGAGCACAGGACCGCGTTTATGAGGCCAATAGACTGCTTCGCCCTGGCAAACACCCCGAGCTTTTGCATTGAGAATCCATGCCGAAGTTCCATCCAAGCGTTTTTGCCAACCGTTTTTATCCTGCACCGAACGTTCACTGATCCAGATATTGAAAGCAGGTAACCAACGACTTCGGTTACGAACTTCATATCGAACAACAAGTGGTTCGCCGACCTCCCCATGCGCCATCTCTAGTCGACGCACACTGATCAAAACAAGTGACAACCAGGCAAACAGAAATGAAAGAATGATCTCGGCAACAAGAACACCAAACAGCCAAACCAATAAGTTATTAGAAAATGCGCTACCACCTACTCCGACGAGAAGTGTTGCCAAGACCAGCACAACACTCCAACCGGTAAAGACATTCCGCGGTATGCGCATTGTTCTTTCCTGATCACCTGTAGACCATCATGTACCGTCAGCATCAACTTCGACGGCTTGATCATCGGGCGTCTCGACTTCGGTTTCCTTGTCGGTTTCATCCTCAGTCTGAATGACTGTTTGACCGTAAGCACGCCCCGCTCCCTCAAGGCCCTCGATCTCTGGAAGATCTTCTAAATCGGCCAGGCCAAAGACAATCAAGAACTCCTTGGTCGTTCCGTAAAGCAATGGACGTCCAAGCTCCTCTGCTCTGCCCGCAACTCGTATCAATCGCCGCTCCAGCAAGCCACGCAAAACCTCACCACAGGAAACACCACGAATCGCCTCAACCTCTGCTCGCATGACCGGTTGCCGATAAGCAATAATTGAGAGTGTCTCAAGCGCTGCTTGGCTCAACCGCTGTCGCTGCCTTTCGGCTCGCAGTCGAGCGAGAAGTGGCCCGAACAATGGCTCCGTCATCAAGCGATAACCGCCAGCCACCCGTTGCGCTCTAAAGGCGCGCCCAGTGGATGCGTACTCTTCATTCAAGATCGCAATCGCGTCTTTGATACGACCGATGACACCACGGCCAGGCAGCCCCAAAATAGCGCCCAGGCGCGCTTCACCAAGTGGTTTGTCAGTCACCGCAAGGACCGCTTCTATCCGACGAGACAAAGGTTCCTCCTGAAGAGGCTCCTCAACTTGCGAGGACGAAGCCGTTGGGTTGTTTCCATCCGCTGGCGTAGTTGTTGCACTTGCATCGTGAGACATCTTGGAAATCCATATTCCCGAACCTGAGCAAGGCCACTGATCGCAAGATCAAGGCACGTTGCAGTTATTGTCTTAGTGTATGTTGCGGCCGGGCAGATGTCTTGGCATAAGGCCCTTAAACCGTTCCACCACGTTCTTCGAATCCCCGAGCGAGGCTCACCTTCGCAATGGCCAGCCGCTGCTGCTGTTCGATATCTGACCGTTCCTCGCCAGAAGTAGCTGTTAATTCTCGGGCTTTCGCAAGCTCAGCCTCAGCTTCCTCAATCACAAGCTGCTCAGCACCAGTGGCGCCCTCAGTCAGCAGCGTGAGATTGTTGTCTCGCATCTGAGCGAAGCCTCCTTCAAGCAGATACCAACGACGGCCTCCGCCTGCAAAATCCAACCGGAGCGGTCCAATATCCAGCCGGGCCAGTAATGGCGACTGATTGTGCATAACACCAACCTGGCCATCCCAAGCAGGGACTGAGGCATAGAGAACTTCACCCTCATACACAGCAGCATCAGGTGTAACGATCGAGCAATTGAATGGCTTAAGTGATTTGTTATCCACCGGTCTGTTTCTCAGCCTGGCATTCGTCCGAATGCAGATTATTACGTTCGAGCAGTGCCGATGATGAACTACGTATTCCGGCCACCTGCGTCTCAAATCCGAGCGGTCAGTGTAGCGGCGTGATCCCAGGCTTCAACCAGCCGAGGCTTGCTCACGTACTTCACGCCAGCGCCGTAAACGATGCGCAAAGTCAATCGAGCGATATCCAGGCTCATCGGTGACTTCCCTCAGAACCACCGATCCCAGCCGGCTCGGGACTTCGATCCGAGCAACATCCTGCTCTTCGCTATGTAAGCGGGCCATAAACAGGCCCAATTCAGTAATGCTCTCAACGTACCAAAAATGAGTTTCGAGCCTGAGGAGGTAGCGGGTCTTGCGAAATGTCAGTCCTTTTGCAGCCTCCCAAAGCCGAGAAAACATCATTTCATGGATAGGCGAGATCTCGTTGAGGGTAATCTGATCTGTCCCACGGTGCCGCTTGAGGTCACACTCACAATCACCATTACGACGAAGTAATCTACGAATTCGGCCGCCAGCAGCCCATTCCATCTCACCGGTAGACATTGTGAACGGAAGATAGCCCTGATCGATCCAGAGAATCTCTGTGGCCTTGTCCATCTCAGGCAACCCTCGTAACACAAATGAACGACTGCTCCCCACATTTTTCGAGTCGAACCAAGTTGCTCCAATCATGTCCATCACTCCCATTGAGACCAAAACCAATGCCGTTAACGCGGCTGGCAGTCACCCCCCGTGTAAACACTCTTGGACCCGTTAAATTGAAATAAACTGAGAAACAAAAAGATATGTTGGCCGAAAACACGGCCCCATACTGTTAACTATGTCTCTATTGACGACTTACACCGATCAAAGCCAAAGAAAACAAAATATCGCCGGTGTTTTTATTGAAGGCCAGAGAGCGCCTCACGTGCCAGTCGCCTGAGTCGCGATGGCATTTTTCTGTCATCAGCCAATGCCGTCAGACTGCGTGTAATCGCGGCATCAGATTGCGTCGATATTTGCTCTTTATGGTGCACAAGGGCAGAAGCAATCGTCGCCGCATAAAGCCTTGCACCCAGGCGGCGATCCGCTGTTGTCTCACCAACAACTCGCATCGTCTTGAATACACCCTTGGCCTGCTGGATATTGCTCAGAGGTGCTTTCGGATCATCCAACAGCGCCTCGACAGAATCGTGACCACTATCAATGTCACTTGCAAGCCAGTTGGCCGATGCCATCGCCGAGTCAGATGAATCTTGAAGCGCCCAGCGAAGTACTTGTGAATAGCTTGACTGATCTGTGTCATTCATGACGAACGTCCTTCTAGTGCCAGTAATAAGCCATCCAATTCAAGTGGTGCTGCCATCGGCTCTTCGACTGTGGCTGAAATTTCATCTTGCAAACATCGAGCAAAACGTCTTTTGGCCGTCACCATCATATTTGCGGCTTGGGATACATCTGGCAGCCCAAATCTATTTATCAAAGTTTCATAACCCAAAGGGAGATCCCCAGTCATCGCAGGTCGCACCACACGAGCCTCAAATATTTCCCAATGACTACTCAGACCATCGTCACGACAAGATTGCTGACACTTATCGAGTACGTGACGAATCAGAGAGCCAGCCCACTCAATTTGGAAGGCCTGTTCAGGGGATGTAGCAGCACGACTCGGCGCGGTATTTTGCTCTACCAAGTCGAATGAGAGAAGAACCGCTCGACCACCTCGACGGACTCTTGTCTCATAGCGATGGCGTTCCACAATGTAATTCTTCAGTGCCGTGAGCAGCAAGGACCGGAATCTCCCCCGGTCGCGACTCGCTGCATGAAACAACTGACGCCCCAAGACTACATCACAAATAAAACCTTGCGTGAGGTCAGATGCCTGATCATGCGATCGTCCTGTTTTACGAATGTAGGAATACACTGCTGGCCAGTAGCGAGAAATCAACTCTTCGTAGATTTTGTGAGTAGAGTCCTCTTGGTCAACACCCAATAAATCTAACCGCGACCAGCTGGTTCGTGGCCAATTCCCTTGGCTATTCTCGTTCTCATTGAGTGGCTGCTCGGACATCAACAACCTCCCCTCAGTATGCGAAGACACCCTACTCGTTGATGATATCTCTTGTTCATCATCAGAATAAATCATGAAGTGTCCAATAGCTGCTTTCATGATCCATCACCCAGCATAGTCAAAAGATCTTCGAGCTCTAGTTTTGCCATCATTGGATCACTCACCGTCTCGCCAATCGCCTCCCAAAGCAACCTTGCAAAGTGCCGTTTTACGATCACCATCATGTTAGCGGCCTGTCCTGGGCCATTGAGATCATATTTTTTGACCAGTTTTGTGTAACTCGGAATAGGCTCACCTTCGAAGGATGGATCAACAATACGAGCCTTAAAAATAAGCCAGTGAAGATCAAGACCTTCGCTTTGACAAAGCGTTTTTGTGCGATGCAAGACATCATCAATCTGTGACATCGCCCAAGCTTGAGTAAACGCCGCTTCGGGCGTCTTTGCAGTCTGACTCTTCTGTATAGCTGCTTCAGATTCGCTGAGACTTAGAGGCGATGCGCCACTCCATCGCTTTGCTCGGCGGCTGTACCGAAAACGCTCACGCACATAATTTTGAGCTGCTGTCAGCAATAGTGAGCGGAATCGACCTCGCTTTGGTGAGGCACTGCTTAGAAGATTACGGC from Phycisphaerales bacterium includes:
- a CDS encoding DUF58 domain-containing protein, encoding MRIPRNVFTGWSVVLVLATLLVGVGGSAFSNNLLVWLFGVLVAEIILSFLFAWLSLVLISVRRLEMAHGEVGEPLVVRYEVRNRSRWLPAFNIWISERSVQDKNGWQKRLDGTSAWILNAKARGVCQGEAVYWPHKRGPVLFEKIEITTSFPFGIFRMRRSHVQSQQCLIHPEVKPLQDRVLKSLAPMGLLGTGFSQQSGSGDDYYGLREVGVFQPLRMIAWKVSARRENLVGIEKSLQTRPRLNVVLDLRTPTNELEVEGHDLKLARKREEEAITLAASLLKMAQRNQIDTGLHILGLPGVDFGLGHGAWHRLRLTAALAMLDLDEPRREVSAVPGDFERAALIVVQCDLIRPLSGRQDAWYYTASQLSLLIDHGSNQSDSSEEAA
- the scpB gene encoding SMC-Scp complex subunit ScpB; this encodes MSHDASATTTPADGNNPTASSSQVEEPLQEEPLSRRIEAVLAVTDKPLGEARLGAILGLPGRGVIGRIKDAIAILNEEYASTGRAFRAQRVAGGYRLMTEPLFGPLLARLRAERQRQRLSQAALETLSIIAYRQPVMRAEVEAIRGVSCGEVLRGLLERRLIRVAGRAEELGRPLLYGTTKEFLIVFGLADLEDLPEIEGLEGAGRAYGQTVIQTEDETDKETEVETPDDQAVEVDADGT
- the atpC gene encoding ATP synthase F1 subunit epsilon, which produces MDNKSLKPFNCSIVTPDAAVYEGEVLYASVPAWDGQVGVMHNQSPLLARLDIGPLRLDFAGGGRRWYLLEGGFAQMRDNNLTLLTEGATGAEQLVIEEAEAELAKARELTATSGEERSDIEQQQRLAIAKVSLARGFEERGGTV